In Zingiber officinale cultivar Zhangliang chromosome 11B, Zo_v1.1, whole genome shotgun sequence, a single window of DNA contains:
- the LOC122034165 gene encoding protein IQ-DOMAIN 6-like, whose product MKWNFWRSRSRRPEPVRVQVLAADASLADHSVAVRRERAALRIQTAFRSLLARRALCALKGIVRLQALVRGWLARKRAVAALECLRALLRVQARSVQALEHRNQGRRVKDAEDGWCDSRCTVESIKAKLQMRRDGAWKRERAMAYSLRNKQRRDKLKKPKLSEHPTSSSSTFIDEQELERINSCLRRLKPWEQRFMEGTEESSSVGKDAAQCKYKGAYYETFPSSSSSSFSSSSPVEQ is encoded by the exons ATGAAGTGGAATTTCTGGAGAAGCCGTAGTCGCCGGCCGGAGCCGGTGCGGGTGCAGGTTCTTGCTGCAGATGCTTCGCTGGCCGATCACAGTGTGGCAGTGAGAAGGGAGAGGGCAGCGCTCCGGATCCAGACCGCATTCCGTAGtctttta GCTAGAAGAGCATTATGCGCTTTGAAAGGGATCGTGAGGCTTCAAGCGCTGGTGCGAGGTTGGCTGGCGAGGAAGCGGGCAGTGGCCGCGCTTGAATGCTTGCGGGCTCTGCTGCGAGTTCAAGCGCGCAGTGTTCAAGCGCTTGAACACCGTAACCAAGGACGCCGCGTAAAGGACGCGGAG GATGGATGGTGTGATAGTCGGTGCACAGTGGAATCGATCAAGGCGAAGTTACAGATGAGGAGAGATGGAGCTTGGAAAAGAGAGCGTGCGATGGCTTATTCTCTTCGCAACAAG CAACGGAGGGATAAATTGAAGAAGCCTAAACTGAGCGAGCATCCTACATCATCATCGTCGACCTTTATCGACGAGCAAGAGCTGGAGAGAATTAATTCTTGTTTGAGGAGGTTAAAACCATGGGAGCAAAGGTTCATGGAAGGAACAGAGGAGAGTAGTTCTGTAGGAAAAGATGCCGCCCAGTGCAAATACAAGGGGGCTTATTATGAGACGTTTCCAtcgtcatcttcttcttccttttcttcatcgTCTCCAGTCGAACAATAA
- the LOC122034532 gene encoding IQ domain-containing protein IQM1-like has protein sequence MSPSLSFHSWCSMECVGSKLFDLAGAENLMMKSCSCGEKDINSMTLSPVRLKLDDPSEKMDPGVPNGSVMNKSLSFKNWEPQLPKLEPSFSFKNRIADEHNSEVVSRKRFNFVISDLKLPHQRRLPDQFTSPRPLSELDAAATKLQKVYKSYRTRRNLADCAVVIEELWWKALDFASLKHSSVSFFDVEKPQTAVSRWARALTRAAKLGKGLSKDENGQKLALQHWLEAIDPRHRYGHNLQFYYDVWFKSESTQPFFYWLDVGDGREINLEKCPRSKLQNQCIKYLGPNEREAYEVIVRNGKLIFKKSGLPVSTTEGSKWIFVLSTTRVLYVGQKKKGSFQHSSFLAGGATTAAGRLVAAEGVLKAIWPYSGHYLPTEENFKEFIIFLQDNNVDLTDVKRCSVDDDDYTSFKERTNSAEGAAETSKLPQASAVTETVEDSDRQTEKKVDNALAAKLNDRLSCKWTTASGARIGCVRDYPVDLQSKALEQVNLSPRVTIPPKLLPVPSPRPSPGLRLSPRLQYMGIPSPTASRTLPPQSRR, from the exons ATGAGCCCGTCACTTTCATTTCATTCGTGGTGCTCGATGGAATGCGTCGGCAGCAAATTGTTTGATCTCGCAGGAGCAGAGAATCTTATGATGAAATCTTGCAGCTGTGGCGAGAAAGATATCAACAGCATGACATTGAGTCCGGTTCGTCTCAAACTAGATGATCCTTCGGAGAAGATGGATCCCGGTGTGCCAAATGGCTCGGTCATGAATAAGTCTTTAAGCTTCAAGAATTGGGAGCCCCAACTGCCGAAATTAGAACCCTCATTTTCCTTCAAGAATCGGATTGCAGACGAGCACAACAGCGAAGTTGTTTCGCGGAAAAGATTCAACTTTGTGATCTCTGATCTGAAGCTTCCCCATCAACGCCGCCTTCCCGATCAGTTTACTTCGCCTAGGCCTCTGAGCGAGCTCGATGCGGCAGCCACTAAACTCCAGAAGGTCTACAAGAGTTACAGAACCAGAAGAAACCTCGCGGATTGTGCAGTAGTCATCGAGGAACTCTG GTGGAAGGCGCTAGATTTTGCGTCGCTGAAGCATAGCTCTGTCTCATTCTTCGACGTTGAGAAACCACAGACAGCAGTTTCAAGATGGGCAAGAGCATTAACTAGAGCTGCAAAG CTTGGCAAGGGTCTATCCAAAGACGAAAACGGCCAGAAGCTAGCTCTACAACACTGGCTAGAAGCT ATCGATCCACGCCATCGCTACGGTCACAATTTGCAATTCTATTATGATGTCTGGTTCAAGAGCGAGAGCACGCAGCCATTCTTTTACTG GCTGGATGTTGGTGATGGAAGAGAAATAAACCTGGAAAAATGCCCAAGAAGCAAGCTTCAAAATCAGTGCATTAAATATCTTGGACCG AATGAGAGGGAAGCATATGAAGTCATTGTGAGAAATGGAAAGCTCATTTTCAAGAAAAGTGGGCTTCCTGTTTCTACTACAGAGGGTTCCAAGTGGATCTTTGTTCTCAGCACCACGAGAGTGTTATATGTGGGTCAG AAAAAGAAAGGCTCATTCCAGCACTCGAGTTTTTTAGCTGGGGGAGCAACAACTGCTGCAGGAAGATTGGTTGCTGCAGAAGGGGTTCTCAAG GCCATATGGCCATACAGTGGCCATTACCTCCCAACAGAGGAAAATTTCAAGGAATTCATCATCTTCCTTCAGGACAACAATGTAGACCTCACCGACGTCAAG AGATGCTCTGTCGATGACGACGACTACACCTCGTTCAAAGAACGTACTAATAGCGCGGAAGGGGCGGCCGAGACTTCGAAATTGCCACAAGCTTCTGCGGTTACGGAAACAGTTGAGGATTCCGACAGGCAAACGGAGAAGAAAGTGGACAACGCGCTGGCAGCGAAGCTCAACGACCGTTTATCGTGCAAGTGGACTACGGCATCCGGAGCTCGGATTGGGTGCGTCCGTGATTATCCAGTCGATTTACAATCCAAGGCGCTTGAGCAAGTCAACCTGTCTCCAAGGGTTACCATTCCACCTAAACTCCTCCCAGTTCCTTCTCCCCGGCCTAGCCCTGGACTCCGGCTATCCCCCAGGCTTCAATACATGGGCATTCCGAGCCCCACCGCATCTCGTACTCTGCCGCCACAATCGAGAAGGTGA
- the LOC122034166 gene encoding uncharacterized protein LOC122034166 — MIAPKIQKQLVNACVVETTNVILADLGDRWFTLLLDEARDCSVKEQMTVVIRYMNKYGEMIERCMVVVHVATTTTACLKEIIDIILQEMDSRFSETTTDLLIYMSCLPRNSLLRFDVQKLVYLAHFYEDDFSWNERILVEQELETYINDVISDERLEGISYLGALAKKMIETMKNRVFPLVYRMIELALLLLVATATVERVFSAMNIIKTDLRNRIGDEWMNNNLRFQNMEFRRM; from the exons ATGATTGCCCCAAAAATTCAAAAGCAACTGGTGAATGCTTGTGTGGTCGAGACTACAAATGTTATTCTAGCTGATCTTGGAGATAGGTGGTTCACTTTACTACTTGATGAGGCTCGTGATTGTTCAGTGAAAGAGCAAATGACAGTTGTTATTAGATATATGAACAAATATGGAGAGATGATTGAACGATGTATGGTTGTAGTTCATGTTGCAACAACTACAACTGCTTGTTTGAAGGAG ATTATCGATATTATTCTACAAGAGATGGATAGTCGTTTCTCTGAAACAACCACAGATTTgcttatttatatgtcatgccttccTAGGAACTCATTATTGAGATTTGATGTACAGAAGTTAGTGTATCTGGCTCATTTTTATGAggatgatttttcttggaatgaGCGTATATTGGTTGAACAAGAGCTTGAAACATATATTAATGACGTCATATCAGACGAACGGTTGGAAGGCATTTCATATTTGGGAGCTCTTGCAAAGAAAATGATTGAAACAATGAAGAACCGTGTGTTTCCTTTGGTTTATCGGATGATTGAGCTAGCATTACTTCTTCTAGTTGCTACTGCAACCGTTGAAAGAGTGTTTTCGGCAATGAATATTATCAAAACAGATTTGCGAAACAGGATTGGAGATGAATGGATGAATAACAATTTG CGTTTTCAGAACATGGAGTTTCGAAGAATGTAA
- the LOC122035113 gene encoding CXXC motif containing zinc binding protein-like translates to MVFYALCVTAELENLTDLQPLGGCSDPEYAYYFKVKCENCGETSQKEACVTLSDSFQLPTGRGTANLVQKCKLCGRDGTIQMLPGHGEPLTLQQSQSGSEAMLMVFDCRGFEPIDFSFGNGWKAESTSGARFEMDLSEGEFVEYDEKGECPVGISNLRASFKVVKKHERAGKTTFV, encoded by the exons ATGGTGTTCTACGCTCTCTGCGTCACGGCGGAGCTTGAGAATCTAACCGATCTCCAACCTCTAGGAGGTTGCAGCGATCCCGAATACGCTTACTATTTTAAG GTAAAGTGTGAGAATTGCGGAGAGACGAGTCAGAAGGAAGCGTGCGTGACGTTGTCGGATTCATTTCAGCTTCCCACGGGCAGAGGCACAGCCAATCTCGTTCAGAAG TGCAAACTTTGTGGAAGAGATGGAACAATCCAGATGCTTCCTGGACATGGTGAACCCTTGACTCTTCAACAAAGTCAGTCTGGGAGTGAGGCCATGTTGATGGTCTTTGACTGTAGGGGATTTGAACCAATTGACTTCTCTTTTGGAAATGGATGGAAAGCAGAATCT ACAAGTGGTGCAAGGTTTGAGATGGACCTATCAGAAGGGGAGTTTGTCGAGTATGATGAGAAGGGAGAATGCCCAGTTGGCATAAGCAATCTTAGAGCGTCATTTAAAGTG GTAAAAAAGCATGAGAGGGCTGGCAAGACAACCTTTGTTTGA